Part of the Arthrobacter sp. MMS18-M83 genome is shown below.
GCTTCCCTTGTCCGGAACCTACACGCCCCCCGCCAGCGGCGCAGGCGTCGCCGTCTACGTGGTTGATACCGGCGTGCTGGGAACCCACGTGGATTTCGGCGGACGAGTGACATCGGGATGGAGCGCCTTCGCCGGGGAACCGGCTACGGATCCGTGCACCAGCGCTCCAACGCCGGAGGCTGGTCACGGTACTCATGTGGCTGGCATCGCCGCGGGAAGTACCTATGGTATTGCCAAGTCGGCAACGATCGTCCCGGTTCGTGTCCTCAACTGCAGTGGCGGCGGAAATGCCTCGGACGTCATCGCCGGCCTGAACTGGGTGGTGCAGGATCATCAGGCCCACCCCGGGCAGCCTGCCGTCGCCAACCTCAGCCTGTCGGGCGACCCGAACCAAAGCCTGGACGCCGCCGTGCAAAATGCCATCGACAATGGCATCACCGTGACCTTGGCCGCGGGTAATTCGAGCGTCGACGCCTGTACCTTGTCCCCAAGTCGTGTGCCAGCGGCCATCACAGTGGCCGCCACCGATGCATTTGACCGACAGGCTACCTTTTCCAATTTTGGTTCCTGTGTCGATTTGTACGCACCAGGGGTTCAGATCACCTCCGACTGGAACACGTCGAACACTGCCACCAACATCCTCCAAGGCACGTCGATGGCGGCGCCCCACGTGGCGGGGGCCGCCGCCATGCTCCTCTTCCTGCACCCCTCATGGAGCCCTGCGCAGGTGGCTGCGACTTTGACGTCTTCAGCCACGCCGGGGGCAATCGCGGCTCCCGCAGGGCAGGGAACCCCGAACCGTCTTCTTTACGTAGGCCCAAGCGACAACAACGGGGCCGTTGTGTCGGCCGGTGGCTTCGTCTCCCGTGCACCGTACCGTGTTCTGGATACCCGTGACGGTACCGGCGGAGTCACCGGGCCAATCGCGCCCGGACAGACCGTCAGCCTCACCGTCACAGGCCGGGGTGGAATCCCTGCCACCGGCGTCTCCGCCGTCGCCATGAATATCACAGTCACCGCCCCGACGGCGGCCGGCTACATCACCGCCTACGCCGGAGGGACCGCCAAGCCTGATACCTCCAACGTCAACTACGGACCAGGACAAACCGTCCCCGACTTCGCCATTACCCCCGTCGCCGCCGACGGAACCGTCTCCTTCACCAACAGTTCCAGCGGCACGGTCCAACTGATCGCCGACACCTCCGGCTACTACCTCGCCGGCACGCCCACCCAGTCCGGAACATTCAAATCCCTTGACGTGCCGCGGAGGCAGCTGGACACCCGAAACGGCACCGGCGCCATCAACGGACCGATCGGGCCCGGGCAGACCATCAAGGTGAAGCTCGCCGATGGCGGCTACGTTCCCACCGGCGTCTCCGCCGTCGCCATGAACATCACCGTCACCGCACCGACCGCCGCCGGCTACATCACTGCCTACGCCGGAGGGACAGCCAAGCCTGGCACTTCGAACGTCAATTACGGGCCGGACCAGACCGTCCCCAACTTCGCCATCACTCCAGTCTCCGCCGACGGAACAGTTTCCTTCACCAACAGCTCCAGCGGCACTGTCCAGCTAATTGCCGACACTTTCGGCTATGTCATCGGCGGCGCCGCTCCCAGCCAGCCGGGCGCGTTCGGAGTGCTGGTCCCGCCACAGAGGCAGTTGGACAGCCGAACCGGGGGCGGTCCCGTCGCCCCTGGACAGACCATCAGGGTCCAGATCACGGGTCAGGGCGGCGTTCCCGTCTCCGGAGTCTCTGCTGTGGCTCTCAACATCACCGTTACGGAGCCGACATCAGCCGGCTTCATCACCGCCTTCGCCGGCGGGACGGCGCCCAATACCTCGAACTTGAACTACGGGCCGGGCCAGACGGTCCCCAATTTCGCTATTACGCCCGTCGGGGCCGATGGCACGGTGAGTTTCACGAACAGCTCAAGCGGCACCGTCCAGCTCATCGCCGACACTTCGGGTTACTACCTCGCCGGCTGAGCCGCCAGGCGGCCGTTCCCAAACGGCATTGCGGGCTCCGGAAGCTTTGTGACGAACGCAGTATTTTTCCGTCCTCGCCCGTCCCGAAGTGACTCTGAGCTGCCTTTTCGATACATCCCACCTTGGTTAGGCTTGACTTAGCTGAGAGCTCCATCACAAAGTGCCAAGATGAAGCCATGCGCATGGATCACGTCTCTTACGCTTGTGAACGAGATGGCCTCTTGGCCACCACCGAGCGGATTTCCGCAGCATTGGGAGTGGACGCAGTCCGGGGCGGAGTGCACCCGCGCTTCGGTACCCGGAACATGATCATTCCCCTTGCTGACCACAAATACCTGGAAGTTGTCGAGGTCCTAGACCACCCGGCATCCGACAAGGCACCCTTTGGACAAGCCGTCCGTGCACGCTCCGCCGCAGGAGGTGGTTGGATGGGCTGGTGCGTCGCTGTGGACGACCTGAGCCCGTTCGAACAACGGCTCGGACGCGCCGCCGTCCCCGGCAACCGCAAGTTTCCGGACGGCCGCGAACTCGTCTGGTCGCAAATCGGCATCCTGGGGCTCATCGCCGATCCCCAGGTCCCCTACTTGCTCCGTTGGGAAGGCGACCCCGCGCTTCACCCGTCCCTCGTCTACCCAAGCGACGTCAAGATGTCCAGCCTCACCATTGCTGGTTCGGCGGAGCGGGTCACCGAGTGGCTCGGGGAACCCGTGGAGAAACCCCTTGAGGACGTTGCGGTCCAATGGATGGCTCCCCACGGAACGCCTGGAATCATGTCGGTAACGTTCGAAACCGCCAACGGAGCCGTCACCATCTGACGGATTATCGGGCTGGGAAGGCCCTCAAAACTTCGGCCGCCATGGGCGGGTGCCAATGACGTCACCCGCGATGGCGGCCGAATCCTTTTAACGGCGCCGCCTACCCAAGCCCGATCGCCTTGCCGAAGATGCTGAAGCCGACGAATGCCACGATGTCCAGGAGTGCATGCGCCACCACGAGTGGCATGACCCGTTTGGTCCTGGTGTAGATCCAGCCGAATACCAAACCCATGACCGCGTTGCCGATGAAGGGCCCAAAGCCTTGGTACAGGTGGTAACTGCCGCGCAGGATCGCACTGAGCCCGATCGCCAGCGGCGTGCTCCATCCGAACTTCCCGAAACGGTCCAGGAGGTAGCCCACCACGATGACTTCTTCGACGACGGCGTGCCGCACCGCGGACAGGACCAGTACAGGCACTGTCCACCAGTAGGAGTCCAGGCCGCTGGGGATGATCGCCGTCGTGATCCCCAAGGCGCGGCCCGCCGCATAGAGGCCCAGCGACGGGATTCCGATCAGCGCGGCGAGACCCAGTCCCTGGAGCCCGTCGCGGCCCGGGCGGGCGAAGTTGAAGCCCAGACGCGTGAATCCCGAAGCACTCTCTGCCGTTTGGCGGTGGATCGACAGGAAGTAGAACACCAGCACCACGGGGACCAGGGCGAAGGCAATATCGAGCAACTGGTACGTGAGATCGAAGTACTCACGGGTGTTCTGGGAACGATTGAGGGTGGAGGTTGCTTGGGACAGGGGCGCCCGAGTCATCTTGTCCAACAACTGCACCACTGAGTACACGGCCGATTGGCCCAGGGACAGGCCAAGGACTATCAGCACTTCGGCGCGCAGCCGGCGCGTTGAGGCAAGGAGCATGCTCCTATCTTGCCTGCATTTGGCTGATGTTTTCCCGGGAGTTCATTCTCCGGGGGTCGCCTGCACGGCAGGGGCGGCAGCGGACCCTATGCTTGGTGGGATGAGCGCGCCAGCACGAATCTTCATGATCCGGCACGGCCAGTCCGCCGCCAACGCCGACACTTCCATCTACAACCGTGTCCCCGACTACCGCATCCCGCTGACGGAGCTCGGGGTCGAGCAAGCCAGGGCCGCGGGTGAGGAGCTGCGCAAGAAGCTCGACGGCGAGCCCGTGTGCGTTTACGTCTCGCCGTACCTCCGGGCATACCAAACTCTTGAGGCATTGAATCTGGGCAACCTCACGGAAAGGGTGATCGAGGAACCCAGGCTGCGTGAACAGGACTGGGCCAACTTCCAGATCGCCGGAGACATCGGGGACCAAAAGGAGCTTCGCAACCTCTACGGCCACTTCTTCTACCGGTTCCGGGAAGGCGAATCAGGTTCCGATGTCTACGACCGCATTTCGTCCTTCATGGAAACCCTGTACCGGCATTGGGAAAAACCCGATTACGCGCCCAACACCCTGCTGGTGACCCACGGCCTCACGATGCGTCTTTTCTGCATGCGGTGGTTCCACTGGTCGGTGGAGTACTTCGAGTCCCTCAACAACCCGGGCAACGCGGCGCTACGGACCCTTATCCTCAACGATCAGGGCAAGTACGATCTCGACACACCGTTCAGCCAATGGGTGCAGCGCAGCACGGACGAAACCGTGCTGAACGCTCCACCGATGGTTTTCTGACGGGCACAGCTACGCGTCCTTCGCCACGATCACTTCGGTGCCGCTGGCTTCGAATGCGGCCTTGTCCTCGGGAGTGATCCCGGAATCGGTGATGAGCCGGCGGAAATCGTACCCGGCCATCGCCGCGAACGCGCGCTTGCCGATCTTCGTGGAATCGGCGAGGACATAGGAATCCGTGGCACGGCGCGCCATGACGGTATTCACCATCGCCTCGCCCTCGTCCGTGATGGTGGGGCCGATCTTCGGATCAACCCCGTTGACGCCGATGAAGGCGATATCCAGGGCAACCTTCTGCATGATGACATCGGTGTAGGGCCCCACAAGTTCGTAGGAACGCGGGTTCAGGATGCCACCGGTGACCATGATCTTGATGTTGGGGCGCACGGCAAGCTGGGCGGCGATATTGATGGCGTTGGTGACCACCGTCAGCATGGGCCGGTTGGAGGGTGCGTTCAAGTCTTCGCGGGTGGACAGGACTTGGGCCAGGGCCGTGTTGGTGGTCCCGCCGCTGAGTCCGATCACGGCCCCGGGCACGATGAGTTCCGAAGCGGCCAGGGCAATCTGCTGCTTCGCCTCCGCGTGGTCATCCCTGTTGTAACGCCCCGGGAGCTCGTAGGACACTGATCCCGTGGTTGCACCGCCGCGGGTACGGCTCAGGAGGCGTTGCTTTGCGAGGCTGTCGAGATCACGGCGCGCCGTGGCCGGTGAGACGCCCAGGCGGGTCACGATATCCTCGACCTCAACATGCCCTGACTCGGCGAGGAGATCAAGGATGGCTGTCAGTCGATCGTTGCGGGTCATCACGAACCTTCCGGAAATTGAGGCTAGTTCACTTTCGCGAACAGCGTCAGCAAACGTGCGGTTTCCAACACCAAGGCATCCCGTCCGGCCTTGATGTACTTGCGGGAGTCCACCACGGACGGGTTGGCATCCAGGTACTCACGGACGGCGCGGGTGAAGAACCCGTTCAAGTGTGTGGATACGTTGATCTTAGTCATACCGGCCCGGATTGCCGCCACCAAGGTCTCATCTGCTACGCCCGACGAACCATGAAGGACGAGCGGAAGCTGGACGGCCTGCTTCAGCCGCGTGATCAGGGCCAAGTCCAGGGTGGCACTCCGTTCTGTCATGGCATGCGATGAACCGACCGCGACGGCAAGGGCATCGACGCCGGTGGTGTCCACGAAGGACCGGGCCTCGGCCGGATCCGTCCGGACTCCCGGGGCGTGGGCGCCGTCCTTGCCTCCTACCTTTCCTAGTTCGGCCTCAACGTAGACGCCGTGTTCCTGGGCGTAGTGGGCGACCCGTCGCGTGACTTCAACGTTCCAGTCATAAGGCAAGTGCGCGCCGTCGTACATCACGGAACCGAAGCCGAGGTCGACAGCCTGCAGGGCCAACTCTTCGGATTCGGCGTGGTCCAGGTGCAAGGCCACAGGCACCGAAGAGTCCCGGGCAATCGACATCGCACCGCGGGCAATCGGCACGAGTCCGCCGTGGAAGCGGACGCAATTCTCCGAGATTTGCAGGATCAGCGGGACCCCGGCGGCTTCCGCCCCGGCCACCAGGCCCTCTGCGGTTTCGAGGTGGATGACGTTGAAGGCGCCTTGGCCGATGCCATTGGCCGCGGCGGCGTCCATGAGTTCCCGTGTGCTGACGAGGGTCACAGGGTCTCCTTCCAGCTGAGAATGAGTTGATTTTCGAGGTCCGCGTAGAGCGGCGAGATCTCGCCGGCTGCGGGCATGAGCACCGCGGCGGCCGACCAGGCTGTCGCCCTGCGCAGGATCGTGGGAATGTCGGAGACCCCGCTCGCGAGCGCGACGGCGGCCGCCGCCACTCCGGCGTCGCCGGCCCCGGTGGGGTTGCCGCTGAGTGGCTCCGGGAGCCGTGCGCACCAGTAGCCGCCCGGGGCCAAATGGTGGAAGGCAAGCATGCCTTCGGCGCCGGCACTGACCAGAACCGTCTTGGCACCCAAAGCGATCAATTGCCGTGCGGCGGCTTCCAGGTTGTTCTCCCCTGTTGCTTCGAGGAGTTCGTGGTTGTTGGGCTTGAGCAAGTCCGCCCCGGCCCGCGCGGCGGCGATGATTCCGGGACCTGAGGTATCGACGACGGCGGGGATCCCGGCGTCGTGCGCCAGACGCACCAGCGCGGGGTAGAAGTCCGCAGGAGCGCCCGGCGGCAAGCTGCCGGAGCCCACAAGCACTCCGGCGCCTTGCCCGTCGAGGGCCTCGACGACGGCGGCAGCAAGAGCCTGCCATTCGGACGGTTGGAGGGGGCTCCCCTGTTCATTGAAGATGGAGGTTTCACCGCCCACCGTGTCCACGAGGGCGATGCTGCGTCGAGTTTCCGCGGCAACCGAAACCAGGCGATGCGGCACGCCGCTGCTGCGGAGTTCAGCGGCGAATTCCGCACCGGCGGCGCCGCCGGAGGGAGCGAGGGCCAGCACGGGATGGCCCAGCTGGTGCGCCACCCGGGCAACGTTGAGGCCTTTTCCCCCTGCGCGGCTAAGGGGTGCGGCTACGCGATGGCTTGCGCCGGGGGTGATCCCGGCGACGTGGTAGCTGAGGTCGATGGCCGGATTGGGCGTGACCGTGATGACCCTCTTCATGGCCTGTTTCATCGCCCCGTCCCCGTACCCGAGGCGGCCTTCGCCGCCGGGAGCAGGGCCCGGGCCCTCATCGCAGCACCGAGCAACCCTGCGTCCTGGCCAAGTTGGGCGCGCATGATGATTGGCCGGCGTTGGAAATCGAGCAGCTCGTCAAGGCGCGAGCGCAGCGGCTGCAGGAGTCCCTCCCCTGCTTCGGCAAGACCGCCGCCCACCACCACCGCTTCCGTGCCGATGATGCTGACGCACTGGCTAAGGCTGAAGGCGAGGGCGTCCACGGCGTCAGCCCAGATCCTGGCTGCGAGCGCATCGCCCGCTTTGGCACGCTCCAGAACTTCACGGGCGCCGGCGAGGGGGGTTCCGGCCTTGTCGCTGTAGCGCCGGGCGATCGCTCCAGCGGAGCCGACCCCTTCGAGGATTATGGTCCCGGGACCGTCTGGGTCCGGAACAAGGGCGTGGCCCAGTTCCCCGGCGAAGCCACCTGCGCGCACGGGGTAGCCATCGGAGATGACGGCGGCGGCGATCCCGGTGCCAACCACCATCACCACGACGTTTCGAAAATCCCGGGCGGCTCCGAAGCGGAATTCGGCCTCGGCCGCCGTGCTGACATCGTGGCCGAAGGAAACCGGGAGTCCCAAGCGTTGCGTGGCTTTTTCGCCAAAGGGAAAATTACGCCAGCCCAGGTTTGCCGAGTAGATCCCCACTCCAGTGTCGGAGTCCACGATTCCTGGAACAACAATGCAGGCTGCCTTTGCCGGGTGGCCGGGGAATTCGGCGGCAAACTCAGCAGCCAGCGCGGCGATGGTGTCCAGGATCGCATCGCCCGGCCGCAGGGAATCACGTGGCGTTGCGACGCGGCGCAAGCCGCGGACGTTCCCGGCGGCGTCGACGAGACCTGCCTTCAGGTCCGTTCCGCCGACGTCGAAGGCCAGGACCGCGGATTCGGCGGCTCCGAGAACCATGGGAAGACCTAAGCCGTGGTGTTCAGGACGACCGAGCGTGTGAGGTTGCGCGGCAGATCCGGGTTGAGCCCGCGCACGCGCGCCCGCTCCAAAGTGACTTTATGGACGCGTGCCAGCTCCGCGAGCGGGTGCTTGCCGGTGTTGACGTACAGGGCGCCGGTCCGGGCCATATCCGCATCCAATCCCTCAGGCTGCGTGCCGAAGAGCCACGTCACCCGGCCAGGGGCAGCAATGGAAATGGGGCCGTGCCGGTATTCCATCGCAGGATAAGACTCGGTCCAGCCCTGCACTGCCTCGCGCATCTTGAGTCCGGCTTCGTGGGCCAGGCCAACCGTCCAGCCGGTGCCGAGGAAGGTGAACTGTTCGGCGTCGAGCAACTCCTGGGAAACGGGGTCCGTCACCGCGGTACGGGCGTGATCGATGGCGGTGCCGAGTTCGATGCCCAGGCTCGTGAGAAGGTACACCAGCGCGGTGGTGGCGAAGCGGGTCTGGACCACGGACTTCTCGTCGGCGTAGGGAAGTCCGATCACGGCGTCGGCCAAGGCGGTGATGGGTGAATTCACGTCGCCGATCACTGCAACCGTCCTGGGTTTTCCGCTTACGGCCTTTCCGCGCAAGGCTTCCAGCAGCTCCAGTACCTCCGTGGTGGTGCCGGAACGGGTGATGGCGATGACTGCGTCGTACTGGCGATCGGCGCTGTTGTGATTGAGGAAGGCTTCCGACGCTGCGAATGCGTCCGTGACGCCCTTGC
Proteins encoded:
- a CDS encoding VOC family protein codes for the protein MRMDHVSYACERDGLLATTERISAALGVDAVRGGVHPRFGTRNMIIPLADHKYLEVVEVLDHPASDKAPFGQAVRARSAAGGGWMGWCVAVDDLSPFEQRLGRAAVPGNRKFPDGRELVWSQIGILGLIADPQVPYLLRWEGDPALHPSLVYPSDVKMSSLTIAGSAERVTEWLGEPVEKPLEDVAVQWMAPHGTPGIMSVTFETANGAVTI
- a CDS encoding SIS domain-containing protein; this translates as MSNNTLGAFMEEELVSQPEVWQRAIEQSKAEHLLPADGERIAVVGCGTSWFMAQSYAAAREAAGKGVTDAFAASEAFLNHNSADRQYDAVIAITRSGTTTEVLELLEALRGKAVSGKPRTVAVIGDVNSPITALADAVIGLPYADEKSVVQTRFATTALVYLLTSLGIELGTAIDHARTAVTDPVSQELLDAEQFTFLGTGWTVGLAHEAGLKMREAVQGWTESYPAMEYRHGPISIAAPGRVTWLFGTQPEGLDADMARTGALYVNTGKHPLAELARVHKVTLERARVRGLNPDLPRNLTRSVVLNTTA
- a CDS encoding CPBP family intramembrane glutamic endopeptidase, with protein sequence MLLASTRRLRAEVLIVLGLSLGQSAVYSVVQLLDKMTRAPLSQATSTLNRSQNTREYFDLTYQLLDIAFALVPVVLVFYFLSIHRQTAESASGFTRLGFNFARPGRDGLQGLGLAALIGIPSLGLYAAGRALGITTAIIPSGLDSYWWTVPVLVLSAVRHAVVEEVIVVGYLLDRFGKFGWSTPLAIGLSAILRGSYHLYQGFGPFIGNAVMGLVFGWIYTRTKRVMPLVVAHALLDIVAFVGFSIFGKAIGLG
- a CDS encoding 1-phosphofructokinase family hexose kinase gives rise to the protein MKQAMKRVITVTPNPAIDLSYHVAGITPGASHRVAAPLSRAGGKGLNVARVAHQLGHPVLALAPSGGAAGAEFAAELRSSGVPHRLVSVAAETRRSIALVDTVGGETSIFNEQGSPLQPSEWQALAAAVVEALDGQGAGVLVGSGSLPPGAPADFYPALVRLAHDAGIPAVVDTSGPGIIAAARAGADLLKPNNHELLEATGENNLEAAARQLIALGAKTVLVSAGAEGMLAFHHLAPGGYWCARLPEPLSGNPTGAGDAGVAAAAVALASGVSDIPTILRRATAWSAAAVLMPAAGEISPLYADLENQLILSWKETL
- a CDS encoding class II fructose-bisphosphate aldolase, giving the protein MTLVSTRELMDAAAANGIGQGAFNVIHLETAEGLVAGAEAAGVPLILQISENCVRFHGGLVPIARGAMSIARDSSVPVALHLDHAESEELALQAVDLGFGSVMYDGAHLPYDWNVEVTRRVAHYAQEHGVYVEAELGKVGGKDGAHAPGVRTDPAEARSFVDTTGVDALAVAVGSSHAMTERSATLDLALITRLKQAVQLPLVLHGSSGVADETLVAAIRAGMTKINVSTHLNGFFTRAVREYLDANPSVVDSRKYIKAGRDALVLETARLLTLFAKVN
- a CDS encoding histidine phosphatase family protein, encoding MSAPARIFMIRHGQSAANADTSIYNRVPDYRIPLTELGVEQARAAGEELRKKLDGEPVCVYVSPYLRAYQTLEALNLGNLTERVIEEPRLREQDWANFQIAGDIGDQKELRNLYGHFFYRFREGESGSDVYDRISSFMETLYRHWEKPDYAPNTLLVTHGLTMRLFCMRWFHWSVEYFESLNNPGNAALRTLILNDQGKYDLDTPFSQWVQRSTDETVLNAPPMVF
- a CDS encoding ROK family protein; translated protein: MVLGAAESAVLAFDVGGTDLKAGLVDAAGNVRGLRRVATPRDSLRPGDAILDTIAALAAEFAAEFPGHPAKAACIVVPGIVDSDTGVGIYSANLGWRNFPFGEKATQRLGLPVSFGHDVSTAAEAEFRFGAARDFRNVVVMVVGTGIAAAVISDGYPVRAGGFAGELGHALVPDPDGPGTIILEGVGSAGAIARRYSDKAGTPLAGAREVLERAKAGDALAARIWADAVDALAFSLSQCVSIIGTEAVVVGGGLAEAGEGLLQPLRSRLDELLDFQRRPIIMRAQLGQDAGLLGAAMRARALLPAAKAASGTGTGR
- a CDS encoding DeoR/GlpR family DNA-binding transcription regulator, yielding MTRNDRLTAILDLLAESGHVEVEDIVTRLGVSPATARRDLDSLAKQRLLSRTRGGATTGSVSYELPGRYNRDDHAEAKQQIALAASELIVPGAVIGLSGGTTNTALAQVLSTREDLNAPSNRPMLTVVTNAINIAAQLAVRPNIKIMVTGGILNPRSYELVGPYTDVIMQKVALDIAFIGVNGVDPKIGPTITDEGEAMVNTVMARRATDSYVLADSTKIGKRAFAAMAGYDFRRLITDSGITPEDKAAFEASGTEVIVAKDA
- a CDS encoding S8 family peptidase, yielding MRFAQRLAIATTALLMVPLGLLPPAAAQAAPARQASVETNPSSDVSVDSLEPDTTAGEARYIVRYTDGSDVAGETASLRSQGVRVGKTFSHAVKGAVVAATAQKAAELSRSAGVAAVERDTPVRIDTTQDGAPWGLDRSDQRTLPLSGTYTPPASGAGVAVYVVDTGVLGTHVDFGGRVTSGWSAFAGEPATDPCTSAPTPEAGHGTHVAGIAAGSTYGIAKSATIVPVRVLNCSGGGNASDVIAGLNWVVQDHQAHPGQPAVANLSLSGDPNQSLDAAVQNAIDNGITVTLAAGNSSVDACTLSPSRVPAAITVAATDAFDRQATFSNFGSCVDLYAPGVQITSDWNTSNTATNILQGTSMAAPHVAGAAAMLLFLHPSWSPAQVAATLTSSATPGAIAAPAGQGTPNRLLYVGPSDNNGAVVSAGGFVSRAPYRVLDTRDGTGGVTGPIAPGQTVSLTVTGRGGIPATGVSAVAMNITVTAPTAAGYITAYAGGTAKPDTSNVNYGPGQTVPDFAITPVAADGTVSFTNSSSGTVQLIADTSGYYLAGTPTQSGTFKSLDVPRRQLDTRNGTGAINGPIGPGQTIKVKLADGGYVPTGVSAVAMNITVTAPTAAGYITAYAGGTAKPGTSNVNYGPDQTVPNFAITPVSADGTVSFTNSSSGTVQLIADTFGYVIGGAAPSQPGAFGVLVPPQRQLDSRTGGGPVAPGQTIRVQITGQGGVPVSGVSAVALNITVTEPTSAGFITAFAGGTAPNTSNLNYGPGQTVPNFAITPVGADGTVSFTNSSSGTVQLIADTSGYYLAG